From a single Mobula birostris isolate sMobBir1 chromosome 13, sMobBir1.hap1, whole genome shotgun sequence genomic region:
- the LOC140207439 gene encoding histone H2AX-like, which yields MTRSSRAGLQFSVGRIHRLLRKGHYAMLVYLAAVLEYLTAEILEVAGNAARDNKKTRIIPRHLQLAICNDEELNKLLGGVTTTQGGVLPNIQAVLLSKKMGHPSKVYT from the coding sequence ATGACTCGCTCTTCTCGGGCTGGTTTGCAGTTTTCTGTGGGGCGCATCCATCGGCTCCTACGGAAGGGTCACTATGCCATGCTTGTCTACCTAGCGGCAGTGCTAGAATACCTGACGGCTGAAATTCTGGAGGTGGCAGGCAACGCTGCTCGAGACAATAAGAAGACCAGGATCATTCCCCGCCACCTACAGCTCGCTATCTGCAACGACGAGGAGCTCAATAAACTGCTGGGAGGGGTTACTACCACCCAGGGTGGCGTCCTGCCCAACATCCAGGCTGTGCTGCTCTCCAAGAAAATGGGACACCCTAGCAAAGTTTATACTTAA
- the LOC140208302 gene encoding uncharacterized protein, whose translation MAHQRVHTGEQPSTCSDCGKGFTMSSQLLRHQSVHSEERPFTCSDCGKGFTCSFNLKVHQRVHTGERPFSCSDCGKEFTQLANLQAHQSVHTGEQPFTCSVCGRGFRQSSQLKVHQRVHTGEKPFTCSDCGKRFTQLANLQAHQSVHTGEKPFTCSVCGKGFTQSSHLNVHQRVHCGERPFICSDCGKGFTQSSNLLVHKSVHTGEWPFTCSDCGKGFHFSSQLKVHQRVHTGERPFTCSDCGKRFTQSSTLLKHQSIHSEERPFTCSVCGKGFTRSSDLQIHQ comes from the coding sequence atggctcaccagcgagttcacaccggggagcagccgtccacctgctcagactgtgggaagggattcactatgtcatctcagttactgagacaccagtcagttcactctgaggagaggccattcacctgctcggactgtgggaagggattcacttgctcatttaatctgaaggtacatcagcgagtacacactggagagaggccgttcagctgctcagactgtgggaaggaattcacacagttagctaacctacaagcacaccagtcagttcacactggggagcagccgttcacctgctcagtttgtgggaggggattcagacagtcatcccaactgaaggtacatcagcgagttcacactggagagaagccgttcacctgctcagactgtggaaagagattcacacagttagctaatctacaagcacaccagtcagttcacactggggagaagccattcacctgctcagtgtgtgggaagggattcactcagtcatctcacctgaatgtacatcagcgagttcactgtggagagaggccgttcatctgctcagactgtgggaagggtttcactcagtcatccaacctgctGGTACACAagtctgttcacactggggagtggccattcacctgctcagactgtgggaagggattccatttctcatctcaactgaaggttcatcagagagttcacacgggggagaggccgttcacctgctcagactgtgggaagagattcactcagtcatccaccctattgAAACACCAGTCAATTCACAGtgaggagaggccattcacctgctcagtttgtgggaaaggattcactcgatcatctgatctACAGATACATCAgtga